In Lactobacillus xylocopicola, the genomic stretch AGCTCAAGAAATGTGCAAGACGATCCGTGATACGGTCAGAGACTTGTACAATGATGAGACTGCTGACAATGTTCGTATTCAGTATGGCGGTTCGGTAAATCCGGGCAACGTTAAGGAATTAATGGCTAAGCCAGACATTGACGGTGGACTTGTTGGTGGCGCCAGCCTAAAGCCTGATTCATACCTAGCTTTAGTTAACTACCAAGACTAGATTTTAACTATACAAAGTAAAAAAGCTCCTGCAAGTGCAGGGGCTTTTTGTGTATGGATTATTTTAAAATAAAATTTTGTTATTTTTTATTATTCTCAGCTTTAATCCATTAACATATTTGTGTTTGTGACCACTACCACGCGTTATTTTATTATTGATATGCAAATATAAATTGCAAAAAAAAAAAAATATAGTAAAATTTAATTGTTCGACAATCAGATTTTGCTGGAGTTAGCATCTAGCAATTTTTAGGAGGAAAAGATGCAAAATAAGAAAAAAACAAGAATTATAAGTGCTGCTGCCGCTTTGTTAGCGGTTAGTCCGATTTTTGCGACGACAGTATCAACTGTATTAGCTGATTCAATAGTCACTATTGATGCTGGAACAGTTACTAGCACTGCCGACGCTGCTACACTTAAGTTAAACGTCAAAAACGTTGCTGATTTAGTTTCCGGTAATGTTGCTTCTAAGTTGCAAGTGGCACTAGCTACACCAAATGTGCCAGCAGGTGCCAAAATAGAAGCAAAAGACGCAAAGGTTTACACTAATATTGATGCAGAACCAAATGGCAAAGGTATAGTGGGCGCTGGTTCTGAAGTTCAGAATTTTGCTGCGGGCTTTGAGTATTATGCTGCTACAACTGTTGATATTACTGGTTTAACTCCTGGTAAGACATATGAAATCACAGCCGGTGATGGTGTGTATAATCTTGAAGCTGACAACACAGGTAAGATTACCGGAATCGGCGTAATCAGTGATGCATTTAAACTTTTTGATAAAAGCAATAGTGGTACACCAATTGTTAAGGAAAAGAAGGAAGGAGGTTCAACAGTCACTTCAGGCGAAATCAAACTTGCTGCTACGGACACCAATGTTGATGCTATTGCCAAATTGATTACTGATAAATACGCTGTAGAAACTAATGGTAACGCATCAGCAGACTTTAAGAATATTCAAGATGACATTCGTGCCTCCCTTACTGATGCTGGTATTAATGTTAAGCCAAATGGTAGTTTTGCCCAACCAATGAAACCATTTAAGGTTACGTTGAATTTGTTAGCAGATAATGGTAATACTGCCACATTTGATACAATAGTTACTCCAGCCTTTATTGTTGAAGGTACGGCTTCACTTAAGTTAAACATCGACAACCTTGCTGACTTAGATGACAATGCACCTGCTACTAAATTGCAAACATCAGTGACGTCTTCAACTTTGCCGATAGGTGCTAAAGTTGAGAAGTCAGGTATTAAGGTTTACACTGACGTTGATGTAGAACCAAGTGGTAAAGGTTTAGTAGGATCAGGAACAGAAGTTACAAATCTTGCTAAAGGTACTGACTATTATGCAGCCACAACTCTTGATATTACTGGTTTAACTCCTGGTAAAATATATGAAATTACTATCGGTGATGGTACATATTACCTTGAAGCTGATAGTGCAGGTAAGATTACCGGAATCGGTGTAGTTAGCGATGCATTCAAGCTTTTTGATACTACTCTGACTGGTGAACCAGTTGTTAAAGAAAATAAGGCGGGTGGTGAAGTCGTTAAGTCAGGCTCTGTTGACCTGACTGCCGCAGACACCAATATTGCTGAAATCGCAGCTAAGATTACTGCTAAATATGCAGTATCAACTAATGGCACTCCAACTGAGAAAGCTGATTTTAAGGATCTTCAAGCTGATATTCGTGCAGCTCTCAGTGGTGTAGATGCTAACGGTAACTTTACCCAACCAGCAAACCCGTTCGATGTCATTTTGAACTTAATTGCTGATAGCGGTAAGACCGGAACTTTCAAAGTTACGGTTAATCCGGCAGTTGTTATTCCAGCACCTGTCAACCCAGGACCTGTTAGTGGTGGTGGGGCTTCCACTACTACTCCAGTAACTGGTGCTACTGATGGTTCTTCCAAGCCAGCTGAGGACAAGGTATCTAAGACTGTTATGCATAACGCATACATCTACGATCTACAGCACAAGCGTGTGGGCACTGAAACTTTACGTGCCTTCACTAAGGTTGATGTAGATAGTAAACCAGTTAAGCTTGAAGATGGTCGTCTGGCCTACAAGATTGCTGAAGGTCAATACGTAATGGCTGACAACATCGACGGTACTTCACGTGTCTTGAAGCATAATGCTTATGTCTACGATACGGGTAAGAAACGTGCTGACAAGCGTGTTCTGCGTAAAGGTAAGACTGTCATTACTTACGGTTCACCTTACAAATTCAAGAATGGTAAGCTCTACTACCGGATTGGTGGTCCTGCTAAGCAATACGTTAAGGTTGCTAACATTCGTTAATTAACTTTTTGGCAGTTAAAGTAAGCTACTAAATATAGAAAACCGGAAACGAGTTAGTCGTTTCCGGTTTTTTTCTTGAGGTGCAGACTTATGCGAAAAAAGCTTGCTATTTTGCCCATTTTAACTGATAATATATGAAAGATTCACTAAGGAGAGTAACAATGAAAAGAAAAAAATTGATACCACTGTTAGCGACTGTAATTACACTGAGTGCAGTTGGTGTGGAGGTTAGCCAAGCAAGTCAAGCAAGTCAAGTCCAAGCTGCTGACTGCAAGAAGGCTACGACCACTACTAAAAAGAAAAAGTATGGTTTAGACAAGGCTTTTGTTTTTCCGAAGTCATACCAGGGTAAGTGGTACAGTAGTAGCAATACAACTATTTATCCCCTTAACTTTCACCGGAGCGGCTTTGACGCGCCCTGGAATAACCAGTATATCAACGTTGTCAAGCTAGGCAAGATGAAGGGTACTAAGAAATACATTTGGCAGATGTCCCGGTCATGGGTAGAGCATAATATTACTGATATAGACCAATACTTACGTGGCAGTAAAGAAAAGAAGCGTGGGAATAACTGGATTGTAGTCAGTCCCGTTGATCAAAAGTTGCGTACGCGTGGTTATGCCTATACTGTGAAGAATGAAGTGTTGGATGGTAAGAAGCAAGCGGTGCTCTTTGAGTCAGCTCCAGGAACGGGTAAGGTAGTCAACCAATTCTTCAGGACCGAAGCACTGGCGCAAAAGTATGGCAGAGAAAAATTTGATAATATGAAGTATAGTTCAATTTTTTAAAACCATCACAAATGAGGCTAAATGCCTTATTTTGTTTTGAATTGAAAATTATTGTTTAGTAATACTTGTGTTATCAGGCAATTAATAAGATAATTAAACTCAGCAAATTTGAATGGAGAATAAATAATGAAACGGCAAAAAATCATTACGTTACTGGCGGCAGCCACTATTACTCTAACGACCGTAAGCGGTGTAGCAGTTAATGATGGTCAGCAAGTCCAGGCGGCTGCCAAGGGGAACAAGTATGGTTTTATCAAATTGTACACTTTTCCCAAGTCTTATCGAGGCACTTGGTACAATACTAGCTTTCTGAGCGGCAGCCCTATTACTATTCGTAAGACTTCTTTTGGGGCTTCAATTATTGGCAACCATATTAACGGTTACAAAGTTGGTAAGGTTAAGGGGACAAACAAGTATCCTTGGCAGATGTCCACTAGCTGGCAGGATGCCAATAGCGACATCTTTAATAAGAATGCGCGAATAACAGAAAAAACGATGCACGGTAGTAAGTGGATTGTTATTGGTATGGTTAATAAAAAGGCCCAGAATTTTGCTTTCACCGTTAAAACGGAAGTATTGAATGGTAAAAAACAAACCGTGCTTTTTAGAGCCAATGCAAGTAACGGCTTGGTTACTCACCAATATTTCTCTTCTCAAGCACTCGCCCAAAAATATGGCCAGCACCAGTTTAAAAATGTGACTTACCAGTAAATATTTCTTTATTAGGTAAGAGAAAAAGCTGTAACGAAACAGAAATGACGTTACAGCTTTTTGATTAAGGCAAATTTCAAGTTGAAGTGCAGGTAACTAATAATGAAATTACTTTTAACGGGTGATAGCATAATCGCCCGCAAAGAGGGGCTGCAAGAACCTCATATTAATAATGATATCAAGAAAAAAATACCCCAAGTTGAAGTAGTTAATACAGCAATTTCGGGTATTAATTCAGGAGCATTTTTGGCAATGTTGGCAGATTTAATTTTGAAAAAACCTCGTGGTGATAAACTGGCAATTTTACTTGGAACCAACGACTTGGCCTTACATAAGCAAGTCCCGCCGGAACGCTTTAAGCAAAATATTGAATTACTAGTTGCAAGTGTCATCTGCCAGTACTATCCGCCCAATGTGGTGCTTATTTCGCCACCAGCAGTTGATGAACGTAAGCAGAAAAAACGCAATAATAAGTTAGTAGAGCGCTATGCGGGCATTATCAATGAGGTTGCACACGTCTATCAGGTCAAGTTTGTCAACTTGTACCAGGCGATGATTAATGCGGGCGATTTGTCTAACCTGTGCCGAGGCGAGTTGGATGATGGGCTTCATTTCGGAGCGGCGGGATATGACCTACTGGCTAACTTATTGGTAGAGCAACTGACCAGGTAACCTTAAATTTGAAAACAACCGCCTAATTAAATTTTACCTTGTAGTTTCCACCGATGGGCGGGAAGGTAGGCAGGCGCAGCGGGGTAGTGTGCCACTGGGTAAAGAGAGTTGCACAAAGTAAGATAAAGGGTACGTCTTCGGGCCGGGCAATGTCACAAGTTAAGACGACCCCGCTTTTTTTCATTTCGGTTTTGACAGTTGCTACTTTCTTCAGACCGGTAATGAACTTGTAGCTACCATTTCTGATACTACCGGTAACTAGGTAGTTGAGCCTGGTAAGGTAGAAGAGATTGGCTGCTCGGTTGTTCAAGCGCTTGACTTTGACCAGCGAGTGATTGACCACATCAATTGTAAAGGAGGCAATTAGTCCGTTGCCGTCAGTGTAGAGGCGGCCAATTTCTTTACCCGTATTGGTTTTTAAATAAAGGGTATGGTTAGGATTGTCCAGGTTGCCCTGGATAATGTAGCGAATCTTGCCCTTGTCGTTAGCTACCGGAATCTGCCCGTATTCCCGCTTTTGAGTTAACTCTAAAAAATAGCGCATCATAGTACCCCTATTCTTTTCGATTATTGCTAATAAATTCCCTTAAAACAGCAGCTACGCCATGATCATTATTTGACTTAGTAATTACTTGAGCTAGTTCCTTGATCACCGGAACGGCGTTGCCCATTGCCACACCGGTTCCCGCCGCTTCGATCATGCTGGCATCATTTAGGTTGTCGCCAATAGCTGCGATTTCTGCACGTTTAAGTCCCTTTTGGTGGGCATAATCAAGGAGGGCCCGCCCTTTTTGAGCCTGGGCATCGTTAATTTCAATGTTAGCGGCGGCGCTGGAAGTGACTACTACCCCGCCAAGTTGCATAATTTCTGCTTTGGCTGCGCTAAAGGCTGCTGGTCCACGACGGTCAAAGGCAATTATTTTCATTATTTCAACTTGGGGATTGGCTAAGAGGTCACCGAAGTCACTTACTTCGACCATGCTGCGCATTGCGTCACTTCCTGCTGAAGTTGCCACGGCTTTTTTAAAAGAGACCTGCTGGTTTAATGCAACCAGTGAGTGTGCCAGATTGACGATGCGTTGACTGACATCCGTCGAATAGATCTGCTCTGTAGTCACTAACTCGAAGTAAATGTGGTGCCGGGCCAGGATTGCTGCCACCGCCCGGACCTTGGGAGCGGGGAGGGTGTGTTTAACCTGCAAGTTACCTAGCCGGTCAAAAACCAGTGCGCCATTAAGGTTGATAAAGCCAGTTTGGAGGCCGTAAGCTGCAATTGTTCGACGTGATTGACTAGGGGCTCGTCCTGTGGCCACCAGAAACTCAATACCATTTGTTTGGGCTGCTCGGATTGCGGCTACATTTTCGGCCGATATGGCCAGATCACGATTGAACAAGGTTCCATCCAAGTCGCAAGCTACTAACTTAATCAAAAATATCCCAGCTCCTTTCCAGCTTCCCCGTTAATTAATTTCATGATACCATAAAACTAGTGAAAGTGAGGCGGTTTAAAAAATGAAAAAGTTTATTGGTAATGACTGGGATGAAGTTTTGGCTCCAGTCTTTGAAAGTGAAAAGTATCAGCACTTACGTGAATTTTTAAAAAAAGAATACGCCACCAAGCAAATTTTCCCCGACATGTATCATATTTTTACTGCCTTTAAATTAACGCCATTTGCTCAAAGTAAAGTGGTTATTTTGGGTCAAGACCCTTACCACAATCCTGGACAAGCGACTGGCATGAGCTTCTCCGTAATGCCGGGCGTGAGTTTACCGCCGTCACTAAAGAATATCTACCAAGAATTGTACGATGACGTGGGTTGTCTTCCGGTTCAGCACGGTTACCTCAAAAAGTGGGCTGATCAGGGTGTACTAATGCTCAATGCGGTTTTGACCGTGCCATACGGTCAAGCTAATGGCCACCAAGGCCAGGGTTGGGAAGAAGTAACTGATGCTGCAATTAAGGCTTTAAGTGACCGGGGACGGATAGTTTTTATTCTGTGGGGGAGATACGCTCAAAATAAGATTACCCTAATTGATCAGGACAAAAACGTGGTAATTAAGTCAGCCCATCCTAGTCCGTTTTCAGCTGACCGGGGATTTTTTGGATCGAGACCGTTCTCACGGTGTAATGCAGCTTTGAAGGATTTTGGGGCAACCCCTATCGACTGGCAATTACCTGAACAAATTACACAAGCAGATTTAGCATAGGTGGAATAATAATGAGTATTTTTGAAGTATTAAAGTCTAAATTAAACGATGCTCCGCAAAAATTGCGGATTGTTTTTCCGGAAAGTGAAGATATCAGGGTCTTGCGAGCTGTGCAGAGACTAGTAGCAGAAAACTTGCTGGAGCCGGTTTTGCTGGGCCAGCCAAAACGGGTTAAGGAAATAGCCCGGCAAGCAGGCCTCAACTTAGACAAGATAATAATAGTGCAACCTGACGCTGATGACCGGATGGTCGCGGCTTTTGGTCAAGCGCGGGGAAAGCGTATTTCTGAAGAAGAAGTAAGAACTGCCTTGCGGGACGATAACTACTTTGGCACAATGATGGTCCAAATGGGTGATGCTGACGGGATGGTTTCTGGGGCCACGCGTTCAACAGCGGCAACTGTACGACCAGCACTGCAGCTAATTCACGCAGCGCAAGGAATGAAGCGGATTTCAGGGGGCTTCATTATGGAACGGGGCGAAGAGCAATATGTTTTTGCTGATTGCGCAATTAACCTTGATCCAGATAGTCAGACGCTGGCGGAAATTGCCTACCAGTCTGTTCAGACAGCAAGAATGATTGATCTTGAACCGCGGGTGGCTTTTTTGAGCTTTTCAACCAAGGGCTCGGCCAAGGGTGAGATGGTCGATAAAGTCGTAAAAGCAAGTGAATTATTTAAGCAAAACCATCCTGAAATTATTGCTGATGGGGAGTTGCAGTTTGATGCTGCCTTTGTGCCAGAAGTTGCAGCTGCCAAGTCCTCCCAATCTCCTCTCAAGGGGCGGGCTAATGTTTTTATCTTTCCTGAATTACAGTCGGGCAATATTGCATATAAAATCACGCAGCGCCTAGGAAACTTTACGGCAATTGGCCCGAT encodes the following:
- the pta gene encoding phosphate acetyltransferase, coding for MSIFEVLKSKLNDAPQKLRIVFPESEDIRVLRAVQRLVAENLLEPVLLGQPKRVKEIARQAGLNLDKIIIVQPDADDRMVAAFGQARGKRISEEEVRTALRDDNYFGTMMVQMGDADGMVSGATRSTAATVRPALQLIHAAQGMKRISGGFIMERGEEQYVFADCAINLDPDSQTLAEIAYQSVQTARMIDLEPRVAFLSFSTKGSAKGEMVDKVVKASELFKQNHPEIIADGELQFDAAFVPEVAAAKSSQSPLKGRANVFIFPELQSGNIAYKITQRLGNFTAIGPILQGIAQPINDLSRGASSEDIYDIAILTAAQALVGR
- a CDS encoding SLAP domain-containing protein encodes the protein MQNKKKTRIISAAAALLAVSPIFATTVSTVLADSIVTIDAGTVTSTADAATLKLNVKNVADLVSGNVASKLQVALATPNVPAGAKIEAKDAKVYTNIDAEPNGKGIVGAGSEVQNFAAGFEYYAATTVDITGLTPGKTYEITAGDGVYNLEADNTGKITGIGVISDAFKLFDKSNSGTPIVKEKKEGGSTVTSGEIKLAATDTNVDAIAKLITDKYAVETNGNASADFKNIQDDIRASLTDAGINVKPNGSFAQPMKPFKVTLNLLADNGNTATFDTIVTPAFIVEGTASLKLNIDNLADLDDNAPATKLQTSVTSSTLPIGAKVEKSGIKVYTDVDVEPSGKGLVGSGTEVTNLAKGTDYYAATTLDITGLTPGKIYEITIGDGTYYLEADSAGKITGIGVVSDAFKLFDTTLTGEPVVKENKAGGEVVKSGSVDLTAADTNIAEIAAKITAKYAVSTNGTPTEKADFKDLQADIRAALSGVDANGNFTQPANPFDVILNLIADSGKTGTFKVTVNPAVVIPAPVNPGPVSGGGASTTTPVTGATDGSSKPAEDKVSKTVMHNAYIYDLQHKRVGTETLRAFTKVDVDSKPVKLEDGRLAYKIAEGQYVMADNIDGTSRVLKHNAYVYDTGKKRADKRVLRKGKTVITYGSPYKFKNGKLYYRIGGPAKQYVKVANIR
- a CDS encoding GDSL-type esterase/lipase family protein, with protein sequence MKLLLTGDSIIARKEGLQEPHINNDIKKKIPQVEVVNTAISGINSGAFLAMLADLILKKPRGDKLAILLGTNDLALHKQVPPERFKQNIELLVASVICQYYPPNVVLISPPAVDERKQKKRNNKLVERYAGIINEVAHVYQVKFVNLYQAMINAGDLSNLCRGELDDGLHFGAAGYDLLANLLVEQLTR
- a CDS encoding uracil-DNA glycosylase, translating into MKKFIGNDWDEVLAPVFESEKYQHLREFLKKEYATKQIFPDMYHIFTAFKLTPFAQSKVVILGQDPYHNPGQATGMSFSVMPGVSLPPSLKNIYQELYDDVGCLPVQHGYLKKWADQGVLMLNAVLTVPYGQANGHQGQGWEEVTDAAIKALSDRGRIVFILWGRYAQNKITLIDQDKNVVIKSAHPSPFSADRGFFGSRPFSRCNAALKDFGATPIDWQLPEQITQADLA
- a CDS encoding Cof-type HAD-IIB family hydrolase; translation: MIKLVACDLDGTLFNRDLAISAENVAAIRAAQTNGIEFLVATGRAPSQSRRTIAAYGLQTGFINLNGALVFDRLGNLQVKHTLPAPKVRAVAAILARHHIYFELVTTEQIYSTDVSQRIVNLAHSLVALNQQVSFKKAVATSAGSDAMRSMVEVSDFGDLLANPQVEIMKIIAFDRRGPAAFSAAKAEIMQLGGVVVTSSAAANIEINDAQAQKGRALLDYAHQKGLKRAEIAAIGDNLNDASMIEAAGTGVAMGNAVPVIKELAQVITKSNNDHGVAAVLREFISNNRKE